The proteins below are encoded in one region of Chelonia mydas isolate rCheMyd1 chromosome 11, rCheMyd1.pri.v2, whole genome shotgun sequence:
- the LOC102932677 gene encoding uncharacterized protein LOC102932677, translating to MNFLEIVCSNAANEKTCCSHTEYRHPLFLALTKEKRRTAEAAKQSALEILRDALKKNQVLVEKPTEWLLRNNGDPKFWMLTAELVRDLISVLEAVTFMEDLSEKNIFARVYPKSEDKTIYLGPQFWEASKHLAKDSQPGMLIHEASHFLRTDIITYEDVSVDRRALMETTNSMSLHNANFAPLSGAVLNANIEYVFELTLNHKGKYENAQYSCCGEIARNSVCEKAVPAEFFSSPFNGSLSISPDIEEILKESLLPATGRVRRLLDELREIADAIDKIHKGATIANVAGGTVGIAGGITTIVGLCLAPFTFGASLIVSLTGFAVATAGGLTSAAATTTDMVASKVKKETVEKLLLECQAELENIKDYTESITEKIHRLKDYENNGFVFAFAQIGSGAGRTVLNTLKIVKAGQLLANAGRIARFAGAATHILTVVTLGLDVFFVARDSMELHKGAKTELAAKIREAVNEMEQVIGEVNEMCTALTASTQK from the exons ATGAATTTCCTGGAAATAGTGTGCAGCAATGCAGCAAATGAAAAAACATGCTGCAGTCATACAGAATATAGACATCCACTGTTCTTAGCGCtaacaaaggaaaagagaagaactGCAGAAGCAGCAAAGCAGAGTGCACTGGAGATCCTGAGAGATGCCCTCAAGAAGAATCAAGTCCTTGTGGAAAAGCCTACGGAGTGGCTTCTCCGTAACAATGGAGATCCCAAGTTCTGGATGCTGACAGCCGAGTTGGTTAGAGACCTCATCTCAGTGCTTGAGGCGGTGACGTTTATGGAGGACCTTTctgaaaagaatatttttgcAAGAGTTTATCCAAAATCTGAAGACAAAACCATTTATTTGGGCCCACAATTCTGGGAGGCTTCTAAACATCTTGCCAAAGATTCCCAGCCGGGAATGCTAATCCACGAAGCATCTCACTTCCTGCGTACAGATATCATCACTTATGAGGATGTCTCTGTTGATCGCAGAGCGCTGATGGAAACAACTAATTCAATGAGTCTGCATAATGCAAACTTTGCTCCACTTTCAGGAGCAGTATTAAATGCTAACATTGAATACGTGTTTGAACTTACCCTAAATCACAAAGGAAAATACGAGAATGCACAATACTCGTGTTGTGGGGAAATAGCGAGGAATTCAGTCTGTGAGAAAGCTGTGCCTGCTGAATTTTTCAGTAGCCCTTTCAATGGAAG tTTGTCAATAAGTCCAGACATTGAAGAAATACTGAAGGAGTCATTATTGCCAGCAACAGGCAGAGTGAGGAGACTCTTAGATGAGCTTCGGGAAATTGCAGATGCTATTGACAAGATCCACAAAGGAGCGACAATAGCAAATGTTGCTGGAGGGACAGTGGGAATTGCCGGGGGGATAACGACCATCGTAGGCCTCTGTCTCGCTCCTTTTACATTTGGAGCATCCCTGATAGTCTCTCTTACGGGGTTTGCTGTTGCTACAGCAGGGGGATTGACCAGTGCAGCCGCAACCACCACAGATATGGTGGCAAGTAAAGTCAAGAAGGAGACAGTAGAGAAGCTCTTACTGGAGTGCCAGGCCGAGCTGGAAAATATCAAAGACTATACAGAAAGCATAACTGAAAAAATCCACAGATTGAAAGATTATGAAAATAATGGGTTTGTGTTTGCATTCGCACAGATAGGGTCAGGGGCAGGACGAACTGTTCTTAACACCTTAAAAATAGTCAAAGCTGGGCAGCTCCTGGCTAATGCTGGTAGAATTGCAAGATTTGCAGGAGCTGCTACCCACATTCTAACAGTTGTCACCCTGGGGTTAGATGTTTTCTTTGTAGCAAGGGATTCTATGGAACTCCACAAAGGCGCAAAAACGGAGCTGGCAGCTAAAATCCGAGAAGCCGTCAATGAAATGGAGCAAGTGATTGGCGAAGTCAACGAAATGTGCACGGCCCTAACCGCAAGTACACAAAAGTGA